The following coding sequences lie in one Silene latifolia isolate original U9 population chromosome 5, ASM4854445v1, whole genome shotgun sequence genomic window:
- the LOC141657726 gene encoding inositol diphosphatase DSP3-like, translating to MCEISWEKHHKKVEKKKKNYNKKDCKINVENLEKVEIVMQNDDVLIPPTNFSMVEEGLYRSGFPESSNFPFLETLNLKSIIYLCTESYPEEHLKFLESHNIKLFQFGIEGTKDSVPEYLISKALRILMDVRSYPVLIHCKRGKHRTGCVVGCLRKLQNWCLTSVFEEYQRFAGTKARISDMNFMEGYDVLRMRQSLYSLIYQYHGYGSNKRRLLDREETAPKPRILSS from the exons ATGTGTGAGATATCATGGGAAAAGCACCACAAAAAGgtggaaaaaaagaagaagaattataATAAGAAAGATTGCAAAATCAATGTTGAAAACttagaaaaagttgaaattgtgaTGCAAAACGACGACGTTTTAATCCCACCAACCAATTTTTCAATGGTTGAAGAAGGGCTATACAGATCCGGGTTTCCTGAATCTTCCAATTTTCCCTTTCTTGAAACCCTAAATCTCAAATCAATCAT TTATTTGTGCACTGAATCATACCCAGAAGAACATCTCAAGTTCCTTGAATCACATAATATTAAGTTGTTTCAATTTGGAATTGAGGGCACAAAG GACTCTGTCCCTGAGTACCTTATCTCCAAGGCTCTTAGAATTTTAATGG ATGTGAGAAGTTATCCGGTTCTTATTCATTGTAAACGAGGAAAG CATCGAACAGGTTGCGTTGTGGGTTGCCTGAGGAAATTACAAAATTGGTGCTTGACTTCAGTGTTTGAGGAATACCAGCGCTTTGCAGGCACCAAAGCTAGGATTAGTGACATGAACTTTATGGAAGGCTACGATGTTTTGCGCATGAGACAATCACTCTACAGCCTCATCTACCAATATCATGGTTACGGTTCTAACAAAAGACGCTTGCTTGACCGAGAAGAAACCGCACCTAAACCCCGCATCCTATCAAGCTAA